A genomic region of Leptidea sinapis chromosome 46, ilLepSina1.1, whole genome shotgun sequence contains the following coding sequences:
- the LOC126977949 gene encoding cholinesterase 2-like yields MKWVALVTLVMMGLYKDPSPLLRVQNGLIRGRLSDSRTYYQYLGIPYGRVDESNRFQGPLPPPKWDGIFEAINENTRCPQRMFGSIVAGDSDCLKLHVFAPITRSTKRAVMVYIHGGCFLEGTGTAWLYGPDFFVERDIIYVGINYRLNVEGFLCLGIKEAPGNAGLKDQIAALKWVKDNIAQFGGDPDNITLFGESAGAVSVSYLLISPAARGLFHKAILQSGSTLAPWALQHDPIKVASDLAMQFGYSTRDPHKLYEVLSNKTIEELILKKVPNSLHKTLITDEFLMAPCIEKEFSGTESIITKHPADLLSSGNFTKIPMIIGYNDKEGIYFVAKDYGTHLYNFQDIQNILPTDLEFPSEIDRLWTAEEINQYYFSDERRDSIMDMINLYSDLHFKYPTVIESQMYAKLSDKPIYYYVFKYNGLINMPKMISMFPFTRGASHADELFYLFKPHTIPLPAWYLERMMIRRMVTMWTNFAKYGDPTPRTSSILPVKWNPSRGWNPSALVIDSHMSTSPMWDEPSVALWNKTYSKYRRRKYGFN; encoded by the exons ATGAAGTGGGTGGCACTTGTGACCCTCGTCATGATGGGGTTGTACAAAGACCCGAGCCCTCTATTGAGAGTGCAGAATGGACTCATCAGAGGAAGACTGAGTGACAGCAGAACATACTACCAGTACCTCGGGATACCATATGGACGAGTAGATGAAAGTAACAGGTTTCAA GGACCACTGCCACCACCGAAGTGGGACGGCATCTTTGAAGCAATCAACGAAAATACGCGATGTCCACAGAGAATGTTTGGCTCCATCGTAGCTGGTGACTCAGACTGCCTTAAGCTCCACGTGTTCGCGCCAATAACACGAAGTACAAAGAGAGCAGTCATGGTTTATATCCACGGCGGTTGCTTCCTCGAGGGAACAGGCACTGCGTGGCTATACGGTCCGGATTTCTTTGTTGAGCGTGATATTATATATGTTGGAATAAACTATAGACTTAATGTGGAAGGATTTTTATGTCTTGGTATAAAAGAAGCACCTGGTAATGCTGGCTTGAAAGATCAAATAGCAGCATTGAAATGGGTGAAAGACAATATTGCTCAATTTGGTGGCGATCCAGACAATATAACATTATTTGGCGAAAGCGCTGGCGCCGTGTCTGTTTCTTATTTGCTTATTTCCCCAGCTGCAAGGGGCCTGTTTCATAAAGCCATCCTACAGAGCGGATCAACTTTAGCCCCCTGGGCATTACAACATGATCCAATTAAAGTCGCTAGCGATTTAGCTATGCAGTTTGGATATTCTACTCGGGATCCTCACAAACTGTACGAAGTACTTTCAAATAAGACTATAGAGgaattgatattaaaaaaagttcCAAACTCATTGCACAAAACTCTTATTACAGATGAATTTTTAATGGCACCATGCATTGAGAAAGAGTTCTCTGGTACAGaatcaataataacaaaacatcCAGCTGACCTACTTTCATCAGGGAACTTTACAAAAATTCCTATGATAATTGGATATAACGACaaagaaggaatttattttgTTGCCAAAGATTACGGTACTCATTTATACAACTTCCAAGATATCCAAAACATATTGCCTACAGATTTAGAGTTTCCATCTGAAATTGATAGACTATGGACAGCGGAGGAAATAAATCAATACTATTTCTCAGATGAAAGAAGAGATTCAATAATGGACATGATAAATTTGTACTCAGATCTGCATTTCAAATATCCAACCGTGATTGAATCGCAGATGTACGCCAAGTTGTCAGATAAGCCGATATATTACtatgtgtttaaatataacGGGCTAATCAATATGCCTAAGATGATATCGATGTTTCCGTTCACGAGAGGAGCGTCGCACGCTGACGAGCTGTTTTATCTTTTCAAGCCGCACACGATCCCGCTGCCGGCGTGGTACCTGGAGAGGATGATGATTAGACGGATGGTGACCATGTGGACTAATTTTGCAAAATATGG AGATCCAACTCCACGAACGTCCAGCATTCTTCCCGTGAAATGGAATCCAAGCCGGGGATGGAACCCTTCGGCCCTGGTGATCGACAGCCACATGAGCACATCACCGATGTGGGACGAGCCGTCTGTTGCGCTCTGGAACAAAACCTACTCGAAATACCGAAGAAGAAAATATGGCTTCAACTAA
- the LOC126977953 gene encoding acetylcholinesterase-like → MTRMKWVVLWSLWAARLVRQPSAPVLVSSGWLRGSVAADGSHVRYTGVPYATAERFQSPRPALSWTGTLDAFDEHIRCVQRFTKSWITGYENCLTLNIYTPAHSSGKPYPVMVYIHGGGFRDGSGSPFLYGPEYLMKHGIILVTFNYRLEVMGFLCLGIKEASGNMGLKDQVAALRWIMRNIKVFGGDPDNITLFGESAGSASVLYHIVSPLSKGLFHKAILQSGSAISPWSTQFEPLKTASLLAREMGHVTNDPQQLYQLFKNKTPMELLSTRVPRAIGDITLSENIFVPCIENVIDNNEQFITNSPYNLILLNQFNKVPLIIGYNDAEGYMFVAKENETTITDFNVLSSLPRDLSFPSEIIKIKTAKELQDLYFDESSPKTSPDKLARYQGDTCIVFPVVKTIDMLLKYSEEPIYSYKFSRDGWMNLVKILFGFGRFPGASHADELFYIFKTGLELPIALLETDVISKMTTMWTNFAKYNNPTPGGPESSLKWQQTDKQDPQVFIIDKQISMEPLWNDPLMLYWNKTYTEYRRRI, encoded by the exons ATGACGCGTATGAAGTGGGTGGTGCTGTGGTCTCTGTGGGCAGCCCGGCTGGTGAGGCAGCCCAGCGCCCCGGTGCTGGTCAGCAGCGGCTGGCTGCGAGGGTCCGTGGCTGCTGACGGCTCACACGTCCGCTACACTGGAGTTCCGTATGCGACGGCGGAGAGGTTTCAG tcTCCGCGACCAGCGCTTTCTTGGACTGGGACTCTAGATGCCTTCGATGAACATATTAGATGCGTTCAAAGATTCACGAAATCATGGATAACTGGATATGAGAATTGTCTTACTCTGAATATATATACTCCAGCTCACTCCTCTGGAAAGCCATATCCTGTAATGGTATACATTCATGGAGGCGGCTTCAGGGATGGTTCGGGGTCACCGTTTTTATATGGTCCGGAGTATTTAATGAAGCATGGTATAATTCTGGTAACATTTAACTACAGATTAGAAGTAATGGGCTTTCTGTGTTTAGGAATTAAAGAAGCTTCTGGTAATATGGGTTTAAAAGATCAAGTGGCAGCACTTCGTTGGATTATGagaaatataaaagtattcGGAGGAGATCCCGATAATATTACGTTGTTCGGTGAGAGCGCCGGCTCAGCGTCTGTTCTGTACCACATCGTTTCGCCTTTGTCGAAAGGACTGTTCCACAAAGCAATACTGCAAAGTGGCTCTGCCATTTCTCCTTGGAGCACGCAGTTTGAGCCGTTAAAAACAGCAAGTCTTTTAGCTAGAGAAATGGGTCACGTCACTAATGACCCTCAACAATTATATCAGCTATTTAAGAACAAAACACCAATGGAATTGCTAAGTACCCGAGTACCGAGGGCTATCGGTGATATAACTTTATcagaaaacatatttgtgccatGTATCGAGAATGTAATTGACAATAACGAACAATTTATAACCAATAGTCCCTATAATCTAAtacttttaaatcaatttaacaAAGTTCCTTTGATAATTGGCTATAATGACGCCGAAGGGTACATGTTTGTTGCCAAGGAAAATGAGACTACCATCACTGATTTTAATGTCCTCAGCTCCCTGCCTAGAGATCTGTCATTTCCttctgaaattattaaaataaaaacagcgAAAGAACTACAGGATCTTTATTTTGATGAGAGCAGCCCAAAAACATCTCCCGATAAACTGGCAAGATATCAAGGTGATACCTGCATCGTATTTCCTGTGGTTAAAACGATAGACATGCTTTTAAAGTATTCAGAAGAGCCGATTTATTCGTACAAATTTTCACGAGACGGCTGGATGAATCTTGTCAAAATACTGTTCGGGTTCGGAAGGTTTCCTGGGGCATCTCATGCTGACGAGcttttctatatatttaaaactgGACTTGAATTGCCAATAGCTCTTCTGGAAACTGATGTGATAAGTAAAATGACAACGATGTGGACCAATTTTGCAAAGTACAA TAATCCTACACCAGGAGGACCAGAATCGTCGCTTAAATGGCAACAGACTGACAAACAAGATCCACAAGTGTTTATTATAGATAAGCAAATATCTATGGAGCCTCTTTGGAATGACCCTCTAATGCTGTATTGGAACAAAACCTACACGGAGTATAGACGGAGAATATAA